One genomic window of Terriglobia bacterium includes the following:
- a CDS encoding ornithine cyclodeaminase family protein, translating to MKTLLLSRKEIESFFTMRMCMEAVEKAFAGLSQGNVTMPQRTPIPLPDKSGLALFMPAHIKNLRALGTKVVTVYHENVRKHNLPAVLGTILLLDEDTGFPVAIMDGGFLTAMRTGASSGVATKHMARPDASVGMIFGTGVQAFTQALAIHEARPLRKLLAWSVDPEEARRAFARRITEKTGVPVKLAAEPAAAVREADIVVLATSAAEPIVEGSWFRPGTHINGIGSHTPKMRELDTATVQRSRVVCDLTEACKAEAGDFIIPAASGAWSWDRVAGNLGDVIVGRVQGRTSPEDITLFKSVGLAIQDMSAAKAVFDEAVHRGIGTEFQF from the coding sequence ATGAAGACCTTACTTCTATCACGCAAAGAAATTGAGAGCTTCTTCACGATGCGGATGTGCATGGAGGCAGTGGAGAAGGCGTTCGCCGGCCTTTCCCAGGGGAATGTAACTATGCCGCAGCGCACACCCATCCCGCTGCCCGACAAGTCGGGGCTGGCACTCTTCATGCCGGCACACATCAAGAATCTGCGCGCGCTCGGGACGAAAGTGGTCACCGTTTATCACGAAAACGTCCGGAAGCACAATCTCCCGGCTGTTCTGGGAACCATCCTCCTCCTCGATGAAGATACCGGGTTCCCGGTCGCGATCATGGATGGCGGCTTTCTCACGGCCATGCGTACCGGAGCATCCAGTGGAGTCGCTACAAAACACATGGCAAGGCCGGATGCGAGCGTCGGTATGATATTCGGCACCGGGGTGCAAGCATTTACCCAGGCGCTCGCGATTCATGAAGCGAGGCCGCTCCGTAAGCTGCTGGCGTGGTCCGTCGATCCCGAAGAAGCGCGCCGCGCATTTGCACGCAGAATTACAGAAAAGACCGGCGTGCCTGTAAAGCTGGCCGCCGAACCCGCTGCCGCCGTTCGGGAGGCGGACATCGTCGTGCTTGCCACAAGCGCCGCGGAACCGATAGTGGAGGGCTCGTGGTTCCGGCCGGGGACGCACATCAATGGCATTGGATCCCATACCCCGAAGATGCGGGAACTCGACACGGCCACCGTTCAGCGGAGCCGGGTCGTGTGCGATCTCACGGAGGCCTGCAAAGCCGAAGCCGGCGACTTCATCATCCCGGCGGCTAGCGGTGCCTGGTCCTGGGACAGGGTTGCCGGGAACCTCGGGGATGTTATCGTCGGCCGCGTCCAGGGAAGAACATCACCCGAGGACATTACCCTCTTCAAGTCGGTTGGGCTGGCAATACAGGATATGTCGGCAGCGAAGGCCGTTTTCGACGAAGCCGTCCATCGAGGTATTGGCACGGAGTTTCAGTTTTAG
- a CDS encoding aminotransferase class I/II-fold pyridoxal phosphate-dependent enzyme, producing MRPETWGDVMILPAERTHKVEYAIRDILKIAEEARAAGKKLLYLNIGDPLAYDFKTPRHMIEACYQAMLDNHTGYANSSGVQEGRDAIGNAVRRKGIKSWLDLFVTSGASEAIELCLTALVNPGEEVLTPSPGYPLYSAVLGKIQAQNVPYYLEEENNWEPDISDIKKKITPRTRALVLINPNNPTGSRYSRAVLQEIVKLSLEHNIVVFSDEIYDKLVLDGEDSISIASLSDEAPIITMNGLSKSYLVPGFRIGWAVVTGKKEMMSDYIDAVNKCLRARLCAVTPLQYAIKPALEGPQDHITEVKARLRRRRDITYDRLNAIPGISCVKPTAAFYAFPRLHVDPPDTKFVADLIRETGVVVVHGDGFGQRPGTCHMRIVFLPPEEILEEAFDRLEKFMARRAFKCAKAEAIETADKR from the coding sequence ATGCGTCCCGAGACATGGGGGGATGTGATGATTTTACCGGCAGAACGCACACATAAAGTCGAGTATGCAATTCGTGATATTTTGAAAATAGCGGAGGAGGCCAGGGCTGCCGGCAAGAAACTTCTCTACCTCAACATCGGCGATCCGTTGGCTTACGATTTCAAGACTCCCAGGCACATGATCGAAGCATGCTATCAGGCGATGCTCGATAACCACACGGGCTATGCGAATTCTTCGGGCGTGCAGGAAGGCCGCGATGCAATCGGGAACGCCGTCCGGCGCAAGGGCATCAAGTCGTGGCTCGACCTTTTTGTCACATCCGGGGCATCCGAAGCGATCGAGTTGTGTCTCACCGCGCTTGTGAACCCGGGAGAGGAAGTTCTGACGCCGTCGCCCGGTTACCCGCTCTACTCGGCGGTGCTGGGGAAAATTCAAGCACAGAATGTCCCCTATTATCTCGAAGAGGAAAACAACTGGGAGCCGGACATCTCCGACATCAAGAAAAAGATCACGCCGAGGACGCGCGCGCTGGTTCTGATCAATCCGAACAACCCGACCGGTTCGAGATATTCACGTGCGGTCCTCCAGGAAATCGTCAAGCTCAGCCTCGAGCACAACATAGTGGTTTTCTCGGACGAGATCTACGACAAGCTCGTGCTGGACGGGGAGGACAGCATCTCGATCGCGTCGCTTTCCGACGAGGCTCCCATTATCACCATGAACGGGCTTTCCAAGAGTTACCTGGTGCCAGGGTTCCGCATCGGCTGGGCCGTCGTGACGGGAAAAAAGGAAATGATGTCGGACTACATCGATGCGGTCAACAAGTGCCTCAGGGCCCGGCTCTGCGCCGTGACTCCGCTGCAGTATGCGATCAAGCCTGCCCTCGAGGGGCCGCAGGATCACATAACCGAAGTGAAGGCCAGGCTGCGACGCAGGCGCGATATCACTTACGACCGGCTCAATGCCATACCCGGCATTTCTTGCGTCAAGCCCACGGCCGCTTTCTACGCCTTCCCTCGTCTCCACGTCGATCCGCCGGACACGAAGTTCGTGGCCGACCTCATCCGCGAAACCGGCGTGGTGGTCGTGCATGGCGATGGTTTCGGGCAGCGTCCGGGGACATGCCACATGCGCATCGTTTTCCTCCCGCCGGAAGAGATTCTGGAAGAGGCCTTCGACCGGCTGGAAAAGTTCATGGCCCGACGAGCGTTCAAGTGTGCAAAGGCCGAAGCCATTGAAACCGCAGACAAACGCTGA
- a CDS encoding trypsin-like peptidase domain-containing protein has translation MTYEPRAGSFSRHLISFFVVLFVLGLGIGIGTLISRQVVATGPRDSQIKIQSSGTSLASSGVLALSQAFEEVAKRVGPAVVNINTEEVIRLSGRPGQGRNNPQMPDLFGQLFRDQPQEFTQNSLGSGIIVDPKGYIITNNHVVEGATKIKVNVKDGKEYKARVIAGDSTSDIAVIKIDGDVSFPAVTIGDAKAMKVGDWVMAIGSPFGLEQTVTAGIISATGRVFDQSQGPNSSMLFNDYLQTDAAINPGNSGGPLVNMNGEVIGINSFISTSTRSNTGVGFAVPSHIFVDVYNQILDKGKVSRGYLGVLMNVLFPFTPQMAEYYGVKQGGGVLITGLSPEDGPAAKAGIKAEDVIVEFNGKKITDVPALRLAAVNTPPGRTVNVKAVRYGTMMNFSVTLTEKPPDDTQARPGVSFDEKTESKPEIGMRVDNVPSRMAGALEITGGALVVSVSPGSLAEEAGLIGQQDQAGFFDIILAANGKKIEVVQDMLDILKDLKSGQSVVIKLQRVLNQSGRLTKYGVGYTSLVKP, from the coding sequence ATGACTTACGAACCGCGTGCGGGCAGCTTTTCGAGGCATCTGATTTCCTTCTTTGTGGTCCTGTTCGTTCTCGGTCTGGGGATCGGCATTGGAACCCTTATATCACGCCAGGTCGTGGCCACGGGCCCTCGGGACAGCCAGATAAAGATCCAGAGCAGTGGGACATCCCTGGCCAGCAGTGGGGTCCTGGCCCTGTCCCAGGCTTTTGAAGAGGTGGCCAAACGGGTGGGTCCGGCCGTGGTCAACATCAATACCGAGGAGGTGATCCGCCTATCGGGGCGCCCCGGACAGGGGCGGAACAACCCGCAGATGCCGGATTTGTTCGGGCAACTTTTTCGAGACCAGCCGCAGGAGTTTACCCAAAACAGCCTGGGTTCCGGCATCATCGTCGATCCGAAGGGCTATATCATCACCAACAATCACGTAGTGGAGGGTGCGACCAAGATCAAGGTGAACGTCAAAGACGGCAAGGAGTACAAAGCCCGCGTGATCGCCGGCGATTCCACTTCGGATATTGCCGTGATCAAGATCGACGGCGACGTGAGTTTCCCGGCTGTAACAATCGGTGACGCCAAGGCGATGAAGGTTGGGGACTGGGTTATGGCAATCGGCAGCCCATTCGGACTCGAACAGACCGTGACGGCCGGCATCATTTCCGCGACCGGCCGCGTTTTCGATCAGTCCCAGGGACCTAACTCGTCGATGCTTTTCAATGACTATCTGCAGACTGACGCCGCAATCAATCCCGGCAACAGCGGCGGTCCCCTGGTCAATATGAACGGCGAGGTGATCGGCATCAACAGTTTCATCAGCACCTCCACGCGCTCAAATACCGGTGTCGGGTTCGCGGTGCCCTCGCATATTTTTGTCGACGTCTACAACCAGATTCTGGACAAAGGGAAGGTGAGCCGGGGATATCTGGGCGTACTCATGAATGTTCTGTTCCCTTTCACACCTCAGATGGCGGAATACTACGGTGTAAAGCAAGGCGGCGGCGTACTGATCACGGGCCTGTCCCCCGAAGACGGGCCTGCGGCCAAAGCAGGAATCAAGGCGGAGGATGTGATCGTTGAATTTAACGGCAAGAAGATCACCGATGTCCCTGCGCTTCGACTTGCGGCAGTCAATACCCCGCCCGGACGCACCGTCAACGTCAAAGCCGTTCGATACGGCACCATGATGAATTTTTCCGTGACCCTCACGGAAAAGCCCCCGGATGATACTCAGGCGCGCCCGGGCGTCAGCTTTGACGAGAAAACGGAATCCAAACCCGAAATCGGCATGCGCGTAGACAACGTCCCCTCTCGAATGGCGGGAGCGCTCGAAATAACCGGCGGCGCCCTCGTTGTCTCGGTCAGCCCCGGCAGCCTGGCCGAAGAAGCTGGCCTTATCGGGCAACAGGATCAGGCGGGCTTCTTTGACATCATCCTGGCGGCCAACGGCAAGAAGATCGAGGTGGTCCAGGACATGCTCGACATTCTCAAAGATCTGAAGAGCGGGCAGAGTGTGGTCATCAAGCTGCAACGCGTTCTGAACCAGTCGGGAAGACTCACCAAATACGGCGTCGGCTACACCAGCCTTGTCAAGCCTTAG
- a CDS encoding nucleotide excision repair endonuclease produces the protein MREKIADYLAKAGRPLPAEQILREVLNILSPNSFAADKVLKGFLGADPRFHRSHSLWHLAADAAPCPTETAALNLQWDPGHPRCFQGAVHLPASGATWEFLRTEATAAADLRSLEEARQRAEDHLLLVWSRKELRLWNQLLRSAGLPEWEGESLDLSRLAARALSRESPCRHAEDLAPLLDLAPPDTEKPAAMARFLAESFRGLIDIVPEGRRGSPKELERWIIEGSAKVDFSRFAFGRDLLARIPESPGVYLMRNRGGEVVYVGKSGNLRRRVRSYFTRRALKDPKVARMHSQLYSLEFLTCATEVEALLLEMRMIRDFRPSINLQAEIHEQPGRYRQRGNLLILVPVDDRAEVYFLRDGCFVARQSVPLGSAPSKKLRNKIRTTYFATRRRKSAAGEEWETEIVARWLAAHRRRLNFLDVDQDGSCDAVLRRLESYLRDPDRLAHKVYYRADS, from the coding sequence GTGCGTGAAAAGATAGCGGACTATCTGGCAAAAGCCGGCCGGCCCCTACCGGCCGAGCAGATTCTGCGCGAGGTCCTCAACATCCTCTCCCCCAATTCCTTTGCAGCCGACAAGGTCCTGAAGGGCTTCCTCGGGGCCGATCCACGATTCCACAGGAGCCACAGCCTCTGGCATCTGGCAGCAGACGCGGCTCCATGCCCGACAGAAACCGCCGCTCTTAACCTCCAATGGGATCCAGGCCATCCACGTTGCTTCCAGGGAGCGGTACATCTGCCCGCAAGCGGCGCAACGTGGGAGTTCCTGCGCACGGAAGCCACGGCTGCCGCGGATCTTCGATCGCTGGAGGAGGCGCGGCAGCGAGCGGAAGACCATCTCCTGCTGGTCTGGAGCCGGAAAGAGCTGAGGCTGTGGAACCAGCTCCTGCGCTCCGCCGGGCTGCCGGAGTGGGAGGGTGAGTCGCTGGACCTGAGCAGACTGGCCGCGCGCGCTCTGTCCCGGGAGTCGCCCTGCCGGCACGCGGAGGATCTCGCTCCCTTACTGGATTTGGCGCCACCGGACACCGAGAAGCCGGCTGCCATGGCCCGATTCCTGGCCGAATCATTCCGGGGGCTGATCGATATTGTTCCCGAGGGGCGGCGCGGCAGCCCGAAGGAGCTCGAGCGCTGGATCATCGAAGGGAGCGCCAAAGTTGACTTCAGTCGATTCGCCTTCGGTCGCGACCTGCTCGCGCGCATCCCCGAGTCGCCGGGCGTCTATTTGATGCGAAACCGCGGCGGCGAAGTCGTCTACGTCGGCAAATCCGGCAACCTGCGGCGGCGCGTGCGCTCCTATTTCACGCGGCGTGCCCTGAAGGATCCCAAGGTGGCCAGGATGCACAGCCAGCTCTATTCGTTGGAGTTTCTCACCTGCGCCACCGAGGTAGAAGCACTCTTGCTGGAGATGCGCATGATCAGGGATTTCCGCCCATCAATCAACCTCCAGGCTGAAATCCACGAGCAACCGGGCCGCTACCGGCAGCGCGGTAACCTCCTGATACTGGTTCCCGTGGACGACAGGGCCGAAGTCTATTTTCTAAGGGACGGCTGTTTCGTAGCCCGGCAGTCGGTTCCACTCGGGTCTGCACCTTCGAAGAAACTCAGGAATAAGATCCGAACCACTTATTTCGCAACCCGGCGCCGCAAATCCGCTGCGGGAGAAGAATGGGAGACCGAGATCGTGGCGCGCTGGCTCGCTGCACACAGAAGGCGTCTCAACTTCCTCGATGTGGATCAGGACGGCAGCTGCGATGCAGTACTGCGGCGGCTCGAGTCGTACCTGAGGGATCCGGACAGGCTCGCACACAAAGTCTATTATCGCGCTGATTCTTGA
- a CDS encoding B12-binding domain-containing radical SAM protein, with the protein MSSLGFQTIYREIHLHADAAAERAFLPDSPGDYRRLHLPVFTYESETPLAEFPVVAFSISYELEITGLLEVLDLSGIPVLRRDRTERHPLVVAGGPLTYSNPLPLAPFVDLMLLGEAEELIHMFLDAAASVKRETLLDRLASLPGCYVPGRTRDLPVIGKAGDDRLPARSQIITKNTVLSSMFLIEPERGCSRGCTYCVMRRTTNGGMRLFAPDKVLSLVPGQARRVGLVGAAVTDHPGIKDVVREIVASGREVGISSLRADRLSEELVELLCRGGYRTLTTASDGASQRLRTAIQRRTSEQHLTRAAELARKFHLERLKLYEMIGLPGETLEDIDELIRFSLQLARIAPLSLAISPFVAKRNTPLDGAPFEPISSIDNKLARLRAGVGQKVSIRSVSARWTWVEYMLSQGGESAGLAALEAWRAGGSFAAWKRAFANMSEVALRSRRSLR; encoded by the coding sequence ATGAGCTCGCTCGGGTTTCAGACCATCTATCGCGAGATCCATCTGCATGCCGACGCGGCCGCCGAACGCGCCTTCCTGCCCGACAGCCCCGGCGATTACCGGCGCCTGCACCTGCCCGTGTTCACCTACGAAAGTGAAACACCGCTTGCTGAGTTTCCTGTCGTTGCTTTCTCGATTTCCTACGAGCTCGAGATCACCGGCCTGCTGGAAGTACTGGATCTCAGCGGCATCCCTGTTCTGCGCCGGGATCGTACCGAGAGGCACCCGCTGGTCGTGGCCGGCGGACCGCTGACCTACTCTAATCCCCTGCCGCTGGCGCCCTTCGTGGATCTTATGCTCCTGGGCGAGGCCGAGGAATTGATCCACATGTTCCTGGATGCGGCAGCATCCGTGAAACGCGAGACGCTGCTCGACCGGCTTGCATCACTCCCCGGGTGTTATGTGCCTGGCCGGACGCGCGATCTCCCGGTGATCGGGAAGGCAGGTGACGACCGTCTGCCGGCGCGGTCGCAGATCATCACCAAAAACACGGTGCTGAGCTCGATGTTCCTGATCGAACCGGAGCGCGGCTGCTCCCGCGGCTGTACCTATTGCGTGATGAGGCGCACCACCAACGGCGGCATGCGTCTCTTTGCCCCCGACAAGGTCCTGTCGCTCGTTCCCGGGCAGGCCCGGCGCGTTGGACTGGTCGGTGCGGCGGTCACCGACCATCCCGGAATCAAGGATGTGGTGCGCGAAATCGTGGCGAGCGGGCGCGAGGTCGGTATCTCGAGCTTGCGGGCGGATCGGCTGAGTGAGGAGCTGGTGGAGCTTCTTTGCCGGGGCGGATACCGGACGCTGACGACCGCTTCGGATGGAGCTTCGCAGCGGCTGCGCACCGCCATCCAGCGGCGTACCAGCGAGCAGCACCTGACCCGGGCCGCAGAACTCGCACGGAAGTTTCACCTCGAGCGTTTGAAGCTCTATGAGATGATCGGGTTGCCCGGGGAGACACTCGAGGACATTGACGAACTCATTCGCTTCTCCCTGCAACTGGCCCGCATCGCTCCCTTGTCACTGGCGATCTCTCCTTTCGTTGCCAAGCGCAACACCCCGCTGGACGGAGCTCCATTCGAGCCCATCTCCTCCATCGACAACAAGCTGGCAAGGCTGCGGGCCGGGGTGGGGCAGAAGGTCTCGATCCGCTCCGTATCCGCGCGCTGGACCTGGGTGGAGTATATGCTCTCGCAAGGCGGAGAGTCCGCAGGCCTGGCGGCGCTGGAAGCGTGGCGCGCCGGCGGCAGCTTCGCCGCCTGGAAGCGTGCCTTCGCCAACATGAGTGAGGTTGCTCTCCGATCTCGGCGATCTCTGCGGTGA
- a CDS encoding radical SAM protein: MKVNEVFYSIQGESSFMGWPCAFIRLTACNLRCSYCDTTYAFTEGKVMSPAEILAAIARYPTKLVLVTGGEPMLQHEVHDLFQALLDRGYTVCVETGGYVPLHGLDPRVHKIMDLKCPSSGMHQHNNYENIQILTLNDEVKFVVGNRADFDWACEVIARYDLPSRVGVVLFSPVYKVLPYGDLARWVMDCGLPVRMQLQLHRIIWPGIERGV, from the coding sequence ATGAAGGTAAATGAAGTCTTTTACAGCATACAAGGTGAGTCGAGCTTCATGGGGTGGCCCTGCGCGTTTATCCGCCTCACCGCGTGCAACCTGCGCTGCTCTTATTGCGACACCACCTATGCGTTCACCGAAGGCAAGGTGATGTCGCCTGCAGAAATACTCGCCGCCATCGCCAGGTACCCGACGAAGCTGGTTCTGGTGACGGGAGGCGAGCCCATGCTTCAGCATGAGGTGCACGATCTCTTCCAGGCGCTGCTTGACCGCGGCTACACGGTATGCGTCGAAACCGGGGGCTACGTCCCGCTGCACGGACTGGATCCGCGCGTGCATAAGATCATGGATCTGAAATGCCCCTCCAGCGGCATGCATCAGCACAACAACTATGAAAATATTCAGATCCTGACGCTGAACGATGAGGTGAAATTCGTGGTCGGCAACCGGGCGGATTTCGACTGGGCATGCGAGGTCATTGCCCGATACGACCTGCCGTCGAGGGTCGGCGTTGTGCTGTTCTCTCCGGTATATAAGGTGCTGCCCTACGGCGACCTGGCTCGCTGGGTCATGGATTGCGGGCTTCCGGTTCGCATGCAGCTGCAGCTGCACAGGATCATCTGGCCCGGCATCGAGCGCGGAGTCTGA
- a CDS encoding Stp1/IreP family PP2C-type Ser/Thr phosphatase, whose product MRILYGSQTNQGRVRTSNEDSYVANSAIGLSLVADGMGGHAAGEIASQLAASTINAWVMAHNADSEQPAEMLRRGALEANNRVFEAQRQDRSLAGMGSTLTALLFQGEHYYIAHVGDSRAYRLRDGMLTQLTRDHSLVWHLYENGVLAKSDLARHPQKNLITRSIGSHSQVEIDIEEGQGRAGDVYLLSSDGLTDGVPEEDICAVLSDPRKTPQEMADHLVEAANQAGGPDNITVVVIRLEADGVPPEIREKSRQN is encoded by the coding sequence TTGCGGATTCTATACGGTAGCCAGACCAACCAGGGAAGAGTAAGAACCTCCAATGAAGATTCTTATGTGGCAAACTCCGCAATCGGCTTGTCCTTGGTGGCGGACGGCATGGGTGGGCATGCAGCCGGCGAAATCGCCAGCCAACTGGCGGCGTCGACGATCAATGCCTGGGTTATGGCGCACAACGCCGATAGTGAGCAACCTGCGGAAATGCTCCGGCGCGGTGCGCTGGAAGCGAATAACCGGGTATTTGAAGCCCAGCGCCAGGACCGATCCCTCGCAGGCATGGGGAGCACGCTGACGGCTTTGCTATTTCAGGGCGAGCATTACTATATTGCGCACGTAGGTGACTCACGCGCCTATCGGTTGCGCGACGGCATGCTCACACAGCTGACCCGCGACCACTCGCTTGTCTGGCACCTGTACGAGAACGGTGTGCTCGCCAAATCGGATCTGGCCAGGCACCCGCAGAAGAACCTGATCACACGCTCGATCGGATCACATTCCCAGGTCGAGATCGACATCGAGGAAGGACAAGGACGTGCGGGTGATGTCTATCTCCTTTCCTCCGACGGCCTTACGGATGGAGTCCCGGAGGAGGACATTTGTGCGGTGCTTTCCGATCCGAGAAAAACTCCGCAGGAAATGGCAGACCATCTCGTGGAGGCAGCCAACCAGGCGGGCGGGCCGGACAATATCACGGTCGTCGTCATCAGGCTGGAGGCGGATGGCGTCCCGCCTGAGATCCGGGAAAAATCACGGCAGAATTGA